The Trinickia acidisoli genome includes a window with the following:
- a CDS encoding polysaccharide biosynthesis/export family protein produces MKTTLKLLAPNGTMTRGLAAKTCTTAFAVLSTLLTACSVVPGQHMETPASLPVSSTPDGAVQTAEQIPIQPIDLDLIKQLRAGTEQMKIANQLDLFAKAGPYKLGSGDVLQITVWDHPELAAALGQQVQTGKPSDPTQGFVIDGQGNLNFPYLSHPIHAAGQTLEQVQREVRTDLGKEFRDPQVTVRVASYRSAQVYVDGEVRAPGGQSINDIPMTLTEAINRAGGFTANADRAHLTLTRNGTSYPIDLTQMIALGKNPQDIMLKPGDMLRITGRDENTAYVMGEVNKPIAATPTTDGKLTLSEALSQAGFINQGTSNARQLYVIREENGKPQVYHLDSTSPVSMLLANQFDLQPKDVVYVDNGPLVRFNRVLNLLLPAINAGLTAAIVTK; encoded by the coding sequence ATGAAAACGACTTTAAAACTGCTCGCCCCGAACGGTACGATGACGCGCGGCCTTGCCGCCAAGACGTGCACGACGGCATTCGCCGTGCTCTCGACGCTGCTCACCGCGTGCTCGGTCGTTCCAGGCCAGCATATGGAGACACCCGCCTCGCTGCCCGTTTCGTCGACGCCCGACGGCGCGGTGCAAACCGCCGAGCAGATTCCCATCCAACCGATCGACCTCGACCTCATCAAGCAGTTGCGTGCCGGCACCGAACAGATGAAGATCGCCAACCAGCTCGACTTGTTCGCCAAGGCCGGCCCGTACAAGCTCGGCAGCGGCGACGTGCTGCAGATCACGGTTTGGGATCACCCCGAACTCGCGGCCGCGCTCGGCCAGCAGGTGCAAACAGGCAAGCCGAGCGACCCGACCCAAGGCTTCGTGATCGACGGTCAAGGCAACCTCAATTTCCCTTACCTGTCGCATCCGATCCACGCCGCCGGTCAAACGCTCGAACAGGTTCAGCGTGAAGTGCGCACGGATCTGGGCAAGGAATTCCGCGACCCGCAGGTCACGGTTCGCGTCGCCTCGTACCGTTCGGCTCAGGTCTATGTCGACGGCGAAGTGCGCGCACCCGGCGGCCAATCGATCAACGACATTCCGATGACGCTGACCGAAGCGATCAATCGCGCAGGCGGATTTACGGCTAATGCCGATCGCGCCCATCTCACGTTGACGCGCAACGGCACGTCCTATCCGATCGATCTCACGCAAATGATCGCGCTCGGCAAGAACCCGCAAGACATCATGCTCAAGCCTGGCGACATGCTGCGCATCACCGGCCGCGATGAAAACACGGCCTACGTGATGGGCGAAGTGAACAAGCCGATCGCGGCGACGCCGACCACGGACGGCAAGCTCACGCTCAGCGAAGCGCTGAGCCAAGCCGGCTTCATCAACCAGGGCACGTCGAACGCGAGACAGCTCTATGTGATTCGCGAGGAGAACGGCAAGCCGCAGGTGTACCACCTGGATTCCACGTCACCCGTCTCGATGCTGCTCGCCAATCAATTCGATCTGCAGCCGAAGGACGTCGTCTACGTCGACAACGGCCCGCTCGTCCGCTTCAACCGCGTGCTGAATTTGCTGTTGCCCGCGATCAATGCCGGCTTGACCGCGGCAATCGTCACCAAATAA
- a CDS encoding O-antigen ligase family protein: protein MAYVSLIALIFSVTNFIPVSAIGFAPILLCGWRFFGRRYPAFMTPLVMFGAFAILSTLYYDPESFLEFDFYRHDGNFFVSYAPILAGCVYMHRWDLNKVLRRFYCFAVLANGPFYLWYMAQNGLLTILRHPADTYGSYFIARNAAGGFLAILLCLGLACYSMKRSRGMLALMALNALMLFSTYSRGSMFGILVLAPYVIFGRKRWMLATMVAGLILASLAIAAYHTHSSVDYMGYQFSIENADEKVANLDIRYEWLWPRALAYFRQSPIFGIGFGSFDDQIALVVNYFGLFGRAVGVTAAHTDSHAHNSYLNILAELGIVGLTLMMMFYWRLVAWCQQGARAAMRENGRNFIAFRFIELGSVCLLAMSATEHRLTTPSNMLPIALVISLLLASRARVTFPAFMQRPVPAAPARVPIHKRGPRVAPAPGPSPVPTPTTGR from the coding sequence GTGGCTTACGTCTCCTTGATCGCGCTGATTTTCAGCGTCACGAATTTCATCCCGGTCAGCGCGATCGGCTTCGCGCCGATCCTGTTGTGCGGGTGGCGGTTCTTCGGACGCCGCTATCCCGCCTTCATGACGCCGCTCGTGATGTTCGGCGCGTTCGCGATCCTTTCGACCCTCTATTACGACCCGGAGTCGTTCCTCGAATTCGACTTCTACCGGCACGACGGGAATTTCTTCGTTTCGTACGCGCCGATCCTGGCGGGCTGCGTCTATATGCACCGCTGGGATTTGAACAAGGTGCTGCGGCGCTTTTATTGCTTCGCCGTGCTCGCCAACGGGCCGTTCTACCTCTGGTATATGGCGCAAAACGGCCTGTTGACGATTCTTCGCCATCCGGCCGACACGTACGGCAGCTACTTCATCGCGCGCAACGCCGCGGGCGGGTTCTTGGCAATCTTGCTGTGCCTAGGCCTTGCCTGCTATTCGATGAAACGCAGCCGCGGCATGCTTGCTTTGATGGCGCTAAACGCGCTGATGTTGTTTTCGACCTACAGCCGCGGATCGATGTTCGGCATTCTCGTACTCGCGCCATATGTGATATTCGGCCGGAAGCGTTGGATGCTGGCGACGATGGTTGCCGGCCTCATCCTCGCGTCGCTCGCGATCGCGGCCTATCACACGCATAGCTCGGTCGATTACATGGGCTACCAGTTCAGCATCGAAAATGCCGACGAGAAGGTTGCCAATCTCGACATCCGATACGAATGGTTATGGCCGCGTGCCCTCGCCTACTTCCGTCAAAGTCCGATCTTCGGCATCGGGTTCGGGTCGTTCGACGACCAGATCGCGCTCGTGGTCAATTATTTCGGGCTGTTCGGGCGGGCAGTCGGCGTCACCGCAGCACATACCGATTCGCATGCGCACAATTCGTATCTGAACATACTTGCCGAATTGGGCATCGTGGGCCTGACGCTGATGATGATGTTCTATTGGCGCCTCGTTGCGTGGTGTCAGCAAGGCGCTCGGGCCGCGATGCGTGAGAACGGCCGCAATTTCATCGCGTTCCGCTTCATCGAATTGGGCTCGGTCTGTTTGCTCGCGATGTCGGCTACCGAGCATCGTCTGACGACCCCGTCCAATATGTTGCCGATTGCGCTCGTCATCTCGTTGCTGCTCGCATCGCGCGCCCGTGTAACGTTCCCCGCTTTCATGCAGCGGCCCGTGCCGGCCGCGCCGGCGCGCGTGCCGATTCACAAACGTGGCCCGCGTGTCGCTCCAGCGCCGGGCCCTAGCCCGGTCCCGACACCGACCACGGGCCGCTGA